A portion of the Chelatococcus sp. HY11 genome contains these proteins:
- a CDS encoding nuclease → MTAADAQPADRKDGVYAPQAPLQSRPLRVEVIDGVRFRDIETDEVYRLYGIDTCAPGQTARLGRQPWPCGTMAISWLVTATLNAWLACNTLRKEASEHLVRCATAGHPDIAADMLRAGVAVALPGTEQDPPVRVYIRAEQDARKAFRGLWSSTFQMPWEWRANHPTALPLARSEATP, encoded by the coding sequence ATGACCGCGGCTGATGCGCAGCCAGCCGATCGGAAGGACGGCGTCTATGCGCCGCAGGCGCCGCTTCAATCGCGGCCATTGCGGGTCGAAGTCATCGACGGTGTGCGTTTCCGCGATATTGAGACAGACGAAGTCTACCGACTCTACGGCATTGATACCTGCGCGCCCGGCCAAACCGCACGCCTGGGCAGACAGCCCTGGCCGTGCGGGACGATGGCTATCTCGTGGCTCGTTACGGCGACGCTGAATGCCTGGCTCGCCTGCAACACATTGCGGAAGGAGGCATCAGAACACCTGGTGCGTTGCGCCACGGCTGGCCATCCCGACATCGCCGCCGACATGCTCCGGGCCGGTGTTGCCGTGGCGCTTCCCGGCACGGAGCAGGATCCGCCCGTCCGGGTATACATCCGAGCCGAGCAGGATGCGCGGAAAGCCTTTCGCGGGCTTTGGTCGAGCACGTTCCAGATGCCGTGGGAGTGGCGTGCCAACCATCCGACGGCGCTGCCACTCGCACGCTCCGAGGCAACGCCATGA
- a CDS encoding single-stranded DNA-binding protein: MRTTNLFIVRGFVGQAPKAFNKAAKVNVATDRAWTDTKGERHEETDWVTVTVLNEKAAAWVIANVAKGDPVYAECRIADGSYKKDGETVYTTDIIANVFHKLDLGARDDAAA, from the coding sequence ATGCGAACCACAAATCTTTTCATCGTCCGCGGTTTTGTGGGACAGGCGCCGAAGGCGTTCAACAAGGCCGCCAAGGTCAATGTCGCGACCGATCGCGCTTGGACCGATACCAAGGGCGAACGACACGAAGAGACCGACTGGGTGACCGTCACCGTCCTCAATGAAAAGGCTGCGGCCTGGGTCATCGCCAACGTTGCGAAGGGCGATCCCGTCTATGCCGAATGTCGGATCGCCGACGGCTCCTATAAGAAGGACGGCGAGACGGTCTATACCACCGACATCATCGCCAACGTCTTCCACAAGCTCGACCTCGGTGCACGCGACGATGCGGCGGCATGA
- a CDS encoding thermonuclease family protein gives MGGASLFAGILALPLTATVVTAQPASSWFPVPADAIYLTGDSWSDGDRTYRLYGVQACLRGTSFTNGHGLKRDCGEASLAMLVALVRDLRPQCYDAAESPQLRTVFVFCLASPNKGAAAGSRIDLGTALISTGFAFSALKPDGQPVHAPYFVAQLVAQRSKVGLWAFADVPDPNAIILRALRQPLAAPGTGRSDGKEATP, from the coding sequence ATGGGCGGGGCATCGCTGTTCGCCGGGATTTTGGCCCTGCCACTCACCGCAACAGTGGTGACGGCTCAACCCGCGTCGTCCTGGTTTCCAGTTCCAGCGGACGCCATCTATCTGACAGGCGACAGCTGGTCGGACGGCGATCGGACCTACCGCCTTTATGGCGTCCAGGCCTGCCTGCGTGGCACGAGCTTCACGAATGGGCATGGCCTCAAGCGTGACTGCGGTGAGGCCTCGCTTGCCATGCTGGTCGCGCTGGTGCGCGATCTGAGACCGCAGTGCTATGATGCGGCCGAGTCGCCGCAACTGCGAACCGTTTTCGTGTTCTGCCTGGCCAGCCCGAACAAAGGGGCTGCAGCGGGTTCGCGCATCGATCTCGGCACCGCTTTGATCTCGACCGGATTTGCGTTCTCGGCATTGAAGCCGGACGGACAACCGGTCCATGCGCCGTACTTCGTGGCCCAACTCGTCGCGCAGCGATCCAAGGTTGGATTGTGGGCTTTTGCCGATGTTCCCGATCCGAACGCGATCATCCTGCGCGCCCTAAGGCAGCCCCTGGCCGCGCCCGGGACCGGGAGGTCCGACGGGAAAGAAGCGACGCCATAG
- a CDS encoding VirB4 family type IV secretion system protein — translation MVTRALLDELTFGAVSRRERPVASHVPYTRHVDDHILKTRDGLVLTVLKLDGYSFETSDMSEVNARLLGRNDIVRTLANSRFALAAHIVRREVQPRIASTFDNALCREIDERYDASLSKRRMFVNDIYLTIVRRPLQGQAGTFDVVMTKALGRKDEAGESVAIQTALNELRDAATAVRENLSAYGARQLGVVRRGGIWFSEPLEFLVQILNGGLPRPMHLPRMDLADALSTKRLFFGRNAIEVRGASRDDTRFGAMISIREYPAQSGPGSFDNLLRVPHEFIATQTFAIVDRPVAAKQIDRVSRQVDMSDEAGSIVAEHLDEARDELLASEAIYGEHHMTVMCLGRDLAEVGAAVTAVGAALTDRSVIWVREDLNCEPAFWSQLPGNFAYIARKAVISSKNFAGFASLHNYPSGRPDGNHWGPAISVFETTSQTAYYYNHHVRDIGNFTVVGPTGSGKTVFLSFIAAQTQRIEPRPKLVFVDKDRGAEIFIRALGGQYEALVPGEPTGFNPLSLPDSAANREFLYQLFAFMLRPAKGGDLSASEEQVIRNAIGAALSAGPDGRTLKAFSTLLRGRIRAGEGDLLARLESWMRPDQRGWLFNNDEDQFSISSIFGFDMTRVLDDPVIRTAALMYIFHRTEELLTGDPVMIFLDEGWRLLDDEVFAFFIRDKLKTIRKQNGIIGFGTQSAADIVRSRASNTLIEQTSTNIFFPNPKADDESYRQAFRLSGREVDWIRSTVPESRSFLIKHGRDSVVARLNLSSMPDLIKVLSGRTETVAELDALRARVGDDPAVWLPIFLGRDPS, via the coding sequence ATGGTCACTCGCGCCCTTCTCGACGAGCTGACCTTCGGCGCCGTCTCCCGCCGCGAGCGGCCGGTTGCGTCGCACGTTCCCTATACCCGGCACGTCGACGACCATATCCTGAAAACGCGTGACGGCCTGGTTCTCACGGTGCTGAAGCTCGACGGCTATTCGTTCGAGACATCCGACATGAGCGAGGTCAACGCCCGTCTGCTCGGCCGCAACGATATCGTCCGCACGCTCGCCAACTCGCGCTTCGCGCTCGCGGCGCACATCGTCCGGCGCGAGGTGCAACCCCGGATCGCGTCGACCTTTGACAATGCGTTGTGCCGCGAGATCGACGAGCGTTACGACGCCTCGCTGTCGAAGCGCCGGATGTTCGTGAACGACATCTATCTCACGATAGTGCGCCGTCCGCTCCAAGGCCAGGCCGGGACCTTCGACGTCGTGATGACGAAGGCGCTCGGCCGCAAGGATGAGGCGGGCGAGTCGGTGGCCATTCAGACCGCCCTCAACGAGTTGCGAGACGCGGCGACCGCCGTTCGCGAGAACCTGTCCGCCTACGGCGCGCGCCAACTGGGCGTCGTGCGGCGGGGCGGCATCTGGTTCTCCGAGCCGCTGGAATTCCTCGTGCAGATCCTGAACGGCGGCCTGCCGCGGCCGATGCACCTGCCCCGGATGGACCTCGCCGACGCGCTCTCCACGAAGCGCCTCTTCTTCGGCCGCAACGCCATCGAGGTCCGCGGCGCCAGCCGTGACGACACGCGGTTCGGCGCGATGATCTCGATCCGGGAATATCCGGCGCAAAGCGGTCCCGGTTCGTTCGACAATCTCCTGCGGGTTCCGCACGAATTCATAGCCACCCAGACCTTCGCCATCGTCGATCGACCGGTCGCCGCCAAACAGATCGACCGCGTGTCGCGGCAAGTCGATATGTCCGACGAGGCCGGTTCGATCGTCGCCGAGCACCTTGACGAGGCCCGGGACGAATTGCTGGCGTCCGAGGCCATCTATGGCGAGCACCATATGACGGTGATGTGCCTCGGCCGCGATCTCGCCGAGGTGGGCGCGGCGGTGACGGCGGTCGGCGCCGCGCTGACCGATCGGTCGGTGATCTGGGTGCGCGAGGACCTAAACTGCGAGCCGGCGTTCTGGTCGCAGCTGCCGGGCAATTTCGCCTATATCGCCCGCAAGGCTGTGATCTCGTCGAAAAACTTCGCCGGCTTCGCCTCGCTGCACAACTATCCGAGCGGGCGGCCCGACGGCAACCACTGGGGGCCCGCAATCTCGGTCTTCGAGACCACGTCGCAGACGGCGTACTATTACAATCATCACGTCCGTGACATCGGCAATTTCACCGTGGTTGGGCCGACCGGGTCGGGCAAGACCGTGTTCCTGTCGTTCATCGCGGCGCAGACGCAACGCATCGAGCCACGCCCCAAGCTCGTCTTCGTCGACAAGGATCGTGGCGCCGAGATCTTCATTCGCGCCCTCGGTGGCCAGTATGAAGCGCTCGTCCCCGGCGAACCCACCGGATTCAATCCGCTGTCGTTGCCCGACTCGGCTGCGAACCGTGAGTTTCTGTATCAACTGTTTGCTTTCATGCTGCGCCCGGCCAAGGGCGGTGATCTCAGCGCGTCCGAGGAGCAGGTGATCCGAAACGCAATCGGAGCAGCGCTTTCAGCCGGGCCGGACGGGCGGACGCTGAAGGCTTTTTCGACCTTGCTGCGCGGTCGCATCCGGGCGGGGGAGGGGGATCTCCTCGCACGCTTGGAAAGTTGGATGCGTCCGGATCAGCGGGGATGGCTGTTCAACAATGATGAGGATCAGTTCTCGATTTCGAGCATCTTCGGTTTCGACATGACGCGGGTTCTCGATGATCCTGTCATCCGAACCGCCGCGCTCATGTACATCTTCCACCGCACCGAGGAGTTGCTCACGGGCGATCCGGTGATGATCTTTCTTGATGAAGGCTGGCGGTTGCTCGACGACGAGGTCTTTGCCTTCTTCATCCGCGATAAACTGAAGACGATCCGCAAGCAGAACGGCATCATCGGCTTCGGCACGCAATCTGCGGCCGATATCGTCCGCTCACGCGCGTCCAACACGCTGATCGAGCAGACCAGCACGAACATCTTCTTTCCGAATCCCAAAGCCGATGACGAGAGCTATCGTCAGGCTTTCCGCCTTTCGGGCCGCGAGGTCGACTGGATTCGCAGCACCGTGCCCGAAAGCCGGTCCTTCCTGATCAAGCACGGCCGGGACAGCGTCGTGGCCCGGCTGAACCTGTCGAGCATGCCCGACCTCATCAAGGTGCTGTCCGGTCGTACCGAGACCGTGGCCGAGCTCGACGCGCTGCGGGCGCGCGTTGGCGACGATCCAGCGGTGTGGCTGCCGATCTTCCTGGGGAGAGACCCTTCATGA
- a CDS encoding type IV secretion system protein yields the protein MANNFNITSLLQSVDQLGQNYVSTAYQALANAATSGGTTGVAGLLLTLYVIFWGVGIWQGTASGGPSDHAFRLFRAVMIYVLATRWGEFQTFVYTVLNDGPSAIGNALLSAVTSANNTGTSANLTSVNAVQSALQNMWDTTNSATEAFLQNAGITNWGPYIFAAVFYVVMAILIGFAIFLIVLSKMFMWLLLALAPLFIILLLFGVTSRFFSGWMSSLVQYFLVQVLVYAFLAFYVSLIQQSIDTLNGVANSKSATWATIGPVVLLAIIGILLLSQINNMAAAIAGGVPIFAPRLGAVLATASGYRMGAAANRARLALRNPFNPASLSRREELASRQRARVGLRSARWSQSAEFRRLADQLRNSGAPPAQSGGGRP from the coding sequence ATGGCCAACAACTTCAATATCACCTCGCTGCTGCAATCGGTCGATCAGCTGGGCCAGAATTACGTTTCGACGGCCTATCAGGCCCTCGCGAACGCGGCGACATCGGGTGGGACGACCGGCGTCGCCGGCCTGCTTCTGACGCTATACGTGATCTTCTGGGGTGTTGGAATCTGGCAGGGCACAGCCAGTGGCGGCCCGTCGGATCACGCCTTCCGGCTGTTTCGCGCGGTGATGATTTATGTCCTGGCGACGCGCTGGGGCGAATTCCAGACCTTCGTCTATACGGTCTTGAATGACGGCCCCTCGGCCATCGGCAACGCGCTCCTCAGCGCGGTCACGTCCGCCAACAACACCGGTACTTCGGCGAATCTGACCTCGGTCAACGCGGTTCAGTCGGCGTTGCAGAATATGTGGGACACTACCAATAGCGCGACGGAGGCATTTCTGCAGAATGCCGGCATCACCAATTGGGGCCCCTACATCTTCGCCGCCGTGTTCTATGTGGTCATGGCGATCTTGATCGGTTTTGCCATCTTCTTGATCGTTCTGTCGAAGATGTTCATGTGGCTGCTGCTCGCGCTGGCACCGTTGTTCATTATCCTGCTCCTGTTCGGAGTCACGTCGCGTTTCTTCAGCGGTTGGATGAGCTCGCTCGTGCAGTATTTCCTCGTGCAGGTGCTGGTCTATGCCTTTCTCGCCTTCTATGTCTCGCTGATCCAGCAATCGATCGACACGCTGAATGGCGTTGCCAACAGCAAGTCGGCGACCTGGGCGACGATCGGCCCGGTGGTGCTGCTCGCCATCATCGGCATCCTGCTGCTGAGCCAGATCAACAACATGGCGGCTGCGATCGCTGGCGGCGTTCCGATCTTCGCACCCCGGTTGGGCGCGGTGCTGGCCACCGCTTCGGGTTACCGGATGGGAGCGGCCGCCAACCGTGCGCGCCTCGCCCTTCGCAACCCGTTCAACCCTGCCTCGCTATCACGGCGCGAAGAATTGGCCTCCCGGCAGAGAGCGCGTGTCGGCCTCCGCTCTGCGCGCTGGTCGCAATCCGCAGAGTTTCGTCGGCTTGCTGACCAGCTCCGCAACTCCGGCGCACCGCCGGCGCAGAGCGGGGGAGGGCGGCCATGA
- a CDS encoding type IV secretion system protein: MRTILALVAVIVTAQLSPAWAQVPVIDNANLQKAQEIATSTQKILTADQQIMQFTQKTLQAVTGDRSSQAQGTLAQMALGGGFSMAQAPSLGSVISGGALSFAGMGSNSQNIVSTLINGLQLVQTITGLTSGQSHPVDTAYKSSVNVAATLSGLINSTQSAVQQRSSAFKQGGQQIGQAQDLKGSIDQNTQVQVQTGLTINELNGVANNAAAAANQANLDRIAAESAAARAMKFTQ, translated from the coding sequence ATGCGCACCATCCTTGCCCTCGTCGCCGTCATCGTGACCGCCCAATTGTCGCCAGCGTGGGCGCAAGTCCCGGTCATCGACAACGCCAACCTGCAAAAGGCCCAGGAGATCGCAACCAGCACCCAGAAAATCCTGACCGCCGATCAGCAGATCATGCAGTTCACCCAGAAGACGCTGCAAGCGGTGACGGGCGATCGCTCGTCCCAGGCGCAAGGAACCCTCGCACAAATGGCCCTCGGCGGCGGCTTCTCCATGGCGCAGGCGCCCTCCCTCGGATCGGTGATCTCGGGCGGGGCGCTGTCCTTCGCCGGCATGGGCTCGAATTCGCAGAACATCGTGTCGACGCTGATCAATGGCCTGCAGCTCGTACAGACGATCACCGGTCTCACCAGCGGGCAGAGCCATCCCGTGGACACGGCTTACAAGAGTTCGGTGAACGTCGCCGCTACCCTCTCCGGCCTTATCAATTCGACACAGAGCGCGGTGCAGCAGCGTTCGAGCGCTTTCAAGCAGGGAGGCCAGCAGATCGGCCAGGCGCAGGATCTGAAAGGCAGCATCGATCAGAACACCCAGGTCCAGGTTCAAACAGGTTTGACGATCAATGAGCTGAACGGTGTTGCGAACAACGCAGCAGCCGCGGCGAACCAGGCCAATCTCGATCGCATCGCGGCGGAGTCGGCTGCGGCGCGCGCCATGAAGTTCACCCAGTAA
- a CDS encoding TrbC/VirB2 family protein → MIRWISRAPLALSLLALSAVGAAAQSGGTLQPVQSTLTQLVQALTGPIATALATLAVIACGLFAWSGRLTWGIAGSVIFGIVLVFGSAQIVQFFQSAVGQ, encoded by the coding sequence ATGATACGCTGGATCTCGCGCGCTCCGCTCGCTCTCAGCTTGCTTGCGCTCAGCGCCGTTGGCGCCGCTGCACAGTCCGGCGGCACGCTGCAGCCGGTGCAATCGACGCTGACGCAGTTGGTTCAGGCTTTGACAGGCCCGATCGCCACCGCGCTGGCGACGCTTGCCGTCATCGCCTGCGGATTGTTCGCCTGGTCCGGTCGTCTGACCTGGGGCATCGCCGGCAGCGTCATTTTCGGCATCGTCCTGGTGTTCGGCTCGGCGCAGATCGTCCAATTCTTCCAGTCGGCGGTCGGCCAATGA
- a CDS encoding VirB3 family type IV secretion system protein, whose translation MTEAELDDPLITPLVKALTRAPTLMGVPYMYFMFNGVVSSVCFLVTHNLFMLLVAIPLHLFGYVMTLRDDRIFEILFVRSTKCPPRARSFWGADSYAP comes from the coding sequence ATGACGGAAGCCGAGCTCGACGATCCCCTCATCACGCCGCTGGTCAAGGCGCTCACCCGAGCGCCGACGCTGATGGGCGTGCCGTACATGTATTTCATGTTCAACGGGGTGGTCTCGAGCGTGTGCTTCCTAGTCACCCACAATCTCTTCATGCTGCTGGTCGCGATCCCGCTGCATCTATTCGGCTATGTGATGACCCTCCGCGACGATCGGATCTTCGAGATCCTGTTCGTCCGCTCGACAAAATGCCCGCCACGCGCACGCTCCTTCTGGGGCGCTGATAGCTACGCTCCGTGA
- a CDS encoding lytic transglycosylase domain-containing protein gives MARIATEEKFSPDFVQSVAKNESRYNSIALSEKGAFGLMQLLPQTADRFKVDLCDPADNVRGGIRFLRSLQDKYKNLFFVLAAYNAGEEAVAKSRGVPPYPETVRFVAQVINDFNSWPTPGGDPRASAQPDVVEMAPRADAGRQRAGRQWNDGFVMHVD, from the coding sequence GTGGCGCGCATCGCGACGGAAGAGAAGTTCTCGCCCGACTTCGTCCAATCGGTGGCGAAAAACGAAAGCCGCTACAACTCGATCGCGCTGTCGGAAAAGGGCGCCTTCGGCCTGATGCAGTTGCTTCCACAGACCGCGGATCGGTTCAAAGTCGACCTCTGCGATCCCGCCGATAACGTGCGTGGCGGCATTCGCTTCCTGCGCAGCCTCCAGGACAAATACAAGAATTTGTTCTTTGTTCTCGCCGCTTACAACGCCGGCGAAGAAGCCGTCGCCAAGAGTCGCGGCGTTCCTCCCTATCCTGAGACGGTGCGCTTCGTCGCCCAGGTCATCAACGACTTCAACAGCTGGCCGACTCCTGGCGGCGACCCGCGCGCGTCAGCACAGCCGGATGTCGTCGAGATGGCTCCTAGGGCCGACGCGGGGCGCCAACGCGCGGGAAGGCAGTGGAATGATGGCTTCGTCATGCACGTCGATTGA